Below is a genomic region from Escherichia ruysiae.
AAAAAAAGAATACTAAAAAAAATAATATGTGAAGATGTTTTCATATTCACTCCTTTAAATATGTTTGTTGTATGAGTGCATAATAAATTGTCTTACTAAAGAATAGCTGGCATAGCTAACCTGAGGCGTTCGTCCAGGCGATAATGAAATTGTGCTTGTCAATTGCACCTGCTCATTGAGAATTTCTAATTGTGTTAAAATCATAGGTTCCATCCTGATTTTTCCATTTCCTTACGCTGGTTATTCGTACCATGCATCGACCAGTACGCTGGTTGTCACTTTGCCACTACCAACGCTGGCAGCGTTATTGACTTTTTGCATTCTGGTATAAAAATTCCAGCGTGAGTCATTCATTTTATCGGCGTCGATAGCGTATACAGACCGGGAAACTCCTGCAGGAGACCAGACATTAAACTTATTATTACTGTCATTAACCGAAAAAATGACTATTCCGATATTACTGGCTCCGTTGATGTCCTCGTTTGGGAATATCTGCGATGAGCCAGGTGCAAAAGAGCCCGTTCTGGGTTTAAAGTCCAAGTGCAACTGTTTTGTTCCGGTTAATGCTGTACCGGAACAACCAGATAACAGAATGGAGAAGTTTTTGCCGCCCGTATAATATTGTTCCGCTGTCGTGCTGTTGGCGAAATAATCCAGCCCTACAGTGGCTAAATTAATGATACCGTTATTGTCGATTTCCATTTTGCAAGTTGAGCTGAGAACTTTAGCATTAAAATCAACATTAAGCTCCGCATAGGCGGCGGAACACATCAAGGCTATGTTTATCGTTAAAGCGGCAAATAAATTATGTCTTTTCATAACATCACTTTTGCACTGGCTACGTCAAAATTTACTGGTAAGTGATGTTAAACACCGCAGGGGTGTTAAAATCACCGGCTCTGACGTCAGTATCTGCTTTGCCACTGTCGCGTACCAACCGTGCGCTAAGCGGAAACACTTTGGCATTATTCGTCATGTTCACAGTGGTCGAGTTTTTAGCTTTACACTCGATTTGCTTACCACTGTCTGGTGTCGCAGAGTCCCAAACTTCGACGGCTACCGCTTCCGCTTTGTTGGTCGATGCGGCGTTAGCAAATGCTTTCCCATTGCCGTTGCCATCACAAGTTGCGCCATTTCCCGGGCTTAGGGTAAATACCGCCTGATTCTGTGGCAGACCATCACAGCCGCTAAATGCCAACTGGAATTTTTGCACCTTTGCTTTGCTGATCACTTCGGGAATATAGACGTTCTGGAAATTGACGGTGTCAATCTTTGCACTACCCGTGTCCTGCAACTCAACTTTACAGGTCCCGGCGGTGATATTGGTAACAATAGTCAAATCTAATGCGTCAACGGTCGCTTGCACCGGGTTGATACCAAGAGTAGCGCAGGTCAAAACACTCGCGACACACCAGGCTAATTTTACTCTTTTCATTAGATTACCCCGTTACTCATAGGTGAAATTAAACGTGACTTTGGCATCAAATGGGCCGATCGTGCCAGTATTTGGCGTAACTTCACGCATGGCTGCGCTTAAGTTTAATCCTTTACTCATTTCATCGGCCGTCCATACAATGGTGGTGTTATTATTTAAGCCAAAGTAGACATCGTCCGATGATGACTGGCGGCGGAAAGCAACGCCAATGTTTGAGGCCTTGCCAGTGGCTGAAGACGGTATGGCTAACACGGGTTGTTCGGTAGATGTTTTTTCCGCTTTTATTGTCGTTTTCAGTCCTGTAAGCCCATTACAGTTAGCAGGCTTCAATGTAAAGTTTGCCTGGCTCTCGGCACCTTTAGCACGCAATTGATCGAGACGAATATCGGGAATAGTTAGCTTATAGGCGTTCGTTCCTGCATTACTGATGTTTGAACCGCCATAGGGGATCACCGACATATCACAGGTTGGCTGTACGATTGTGGCGATGAACTTTACATCGACATCAACAGCGAACACCGGAGCGGTTAGCATAAGTGCGCCTAAAGCAAAGGGAATACTTTTCCGTCTCATAGCTTTTCCAAAATTTGCGGATTTAGCGAGTCACAGATACCGTACACAGTACGTTATCCAACAACAGGGACCGGTTGCCACTTTCTTCAGTAGCTGTCATCGGAACCTGATAATGAGCAAGGCAATGCTGAGCTTGTCTGTTCTCATCGAACCAGTTCACCCGCAACACCCCTTTATCTTCTATACCTCTGATAAAGGCCCGGTTACCCTGGCCGATATAACCAAGGACATTACCTTGTTCATCGGTGACATCTGCGGCAAACGGCAATGGCTGGCCGTCATTGCGGTGTAGGGTCACCATTGCTGAGCGCCCCTGGTCAGTTTCAAAGTTGGTCAGTGTGATAGCACCGTAGCGCGGTACGGTGCGGGAACTGGTACTTTTTAGCTCGACATCGTTTTCCAGCCCTTTAATATCCAGGCTGATGTTATTTTCCTTGTAAGGCGATGCGGATGAGGAGATGCCATATCCCCAGCGATCGATGGTATTG
It encodes:
- a CDS encoding fimbrial-like protein produces the protein MKRHNLFAALTINIALMCSAAYAELNVDFNAKVLSSTCKMEIDNNGIINLATVGLDYFANSTTAEQYYTGGKNFSILLSGCSGTALTGTKQLHLDFKPRTGSFAPGSSQIFPNEDINGASNIGIVIFSVNDSNNKFNVWSPAGVSRSVYAIDADKMNDSRWNFYTRMQKVNNAASVGSGKVTTSVLVDAWYE
- a CDS encoding fimbrial protein, translating into MKRVKLAWCVASVLTCATLGINPVQATVDALDLTIVTNITAGTCKVELQDTGSAKIDTVNFQNVYIPEVISKAKVQKFQLAFSGCDGLPQNQAVFTLSPGNGATCDGNGNGKAFANAASTNKAEAVAVEVWDSATPDSGKQIECKAKNSTTVNMTNNAKVFPLSARLVRDSGKADTDVRAGDFNTPAVFNITYQ
- a CDS encoding fimbrial protein; this encodes MRRKSIPFALGALMLTAPVFAVDVDVKFIATIVQPTCDMSVIPYGGSNISNAGTNAYKLTIPDIRLDQLRAKGAESQANFTLKPANCNGLTGLKTTIKAEKTSTEQPVLAIPSSATGKASNIGVAFRRQSSSDDVYFGLNNNTTIVWTADEMSKGLNLSAAMREVTPNTGTIGPFDAKVTFNFTYE